The genomic interval TGGCCCTCGTCGCTGCGGGAGCCGATGTCGTGCTCGACTTCTCGTTCTGGTCGCGCGACGCCCGGGAGAGCTACCGCGACCTCCTGCGCCCACTCGGTGTGGAACCGGAGACGATCTTCCTCGCCACACCACGTCACGTGGTGCTCGAACGGATGCGGGCCCGCCGAGCTGCCCACCAGGACGACTATGCGCTCAGCGACGACCTCATCGCGTTGTACGTCGACCACTTCGAACCACCCACCGACGACGAGGGGCCGCTGACCGTCATCCGATGAGCCTCTCGTCCCCTCCGTCGTGCCAGCATGGCTCCATGAGCTCCCCGGGCACGCCGTCCTCACATCGCGACCCGGGGCGTTCCGGACACCCGGGCGCCTCGGAGGCCAAGGCCGAACGTCGCGCGGAGCTGCGCCGAGCGCGCCGGGCAGCCGTCGACTCCGGCGCGCTCGCGACGCCCGGCGCGCTCGCGGATCGCGCGGCCCCGCTCGCCCTGTACCTCGAGGGCGTCGCCCGCGAGCGCCCGACCGTCACGGTCGCGGCTTTCTGGCCCCTCCCCACGGAACCGCCCGTGCTCGAGGTGGTGGCGGTGCTGCGACGCGGCGTGGAGGACGCCGGGGCGAGGCTGCGCGTGCTGTTCCCGGCCGCGTCCGGCGGCGCGGAGCTCGACTGGGTCGAGGCCGACGAGTCGGCGGCGGCGCTCGCCTCGCCGGGGCGGGGCTTCGGCGACGAGCCGCCGGGGGTGCGGCACGGGCCGGGAGCCCTCGCGCAGGCGGATCTGATCCTCGCCCCCGCCCTCGCGGTCGACCGCTCGGGCACCCGGCTCGGCCACGGCGGCGGCTACTACGACCGCGCCCTGCTGTACCGCCGGCCGGATGTCCCGGTGATCGCGGTCGTCCACCCCTCCGAGCTGCTCGAGGCGGGAGCGCTCGATCGCGAGGAGCACGACGTGCCCGTCGAGGCGGTGCTCACCTCCGAGGGTCTGGTGGGCATGCCCGGTTGTATGCTCCCCCTCGGTGCGTGAGGCCCCAGCGGTCCGCGCCCGGTCCATCAGCGCTTCCGGAGGAACCCCGTGCCCACCTATGTCTACGCCTGCAAGAACTGCGGACATCGCTTCGAGCTGCGCCAGAGCTTCAGCGACGACGCGCTCGTGACCTGCCCGAGCTGCGGCCAGGACGCCCTGCACAAGGTGTACAACTCCGTCGGCATCGTCTTCAAGGGCTCGGGCTTCTACTCGACCGACTCGGGGTCCAAGGGCACGGGGTCCCAGGGCGCGGGTGCCGCGAAGGGCGCGGAGACCGCCGCGGCGACGTCGAGCTCGAGCGAGACCTCGTCGAGCACGACGAGCACGCCGACGGACTCGAGCCCCTCCTCGTCGGCGCCTGCGCCGACCCCCGCCGCCTGACGCACGGCACGGGGCCTTCCCTCCCCACATCGCGGGGATCCACAGCTCCCTGACCCTGGCGGCACGGCATGACCGCCGCGGCCTAGCGTCGCGCCATGCCCCGACTCCTCTCCCCCGACCGCCTGCGGGACCTGCGTCGCGCGCTCCGTCGCCGACGCCGGATGCTCACGCTCCTGCTGCTCCTGGCCGTCGCGGCCCTCGTGCTCCCGGCGTTCGCCCCGGCGTCCTCGCACACGGTCCCGGTCGTCACCGCCGCTCGCGATCTGCCGGCCGGGCACGTGCTGGGGCCGGGCGATCTCGAGGTCGCCGACGTGGCCGCGGAGCTCGCTCCCGACGCCGCGCTCGCCGAGCCCGCGAGCGCGCAGGGGCGACGCCTCACGACGGCGGTTCCCGCAGGCGCCGCGGTCGCCG from Brachybacterium huguangmaarense carries:
- a CDS encoding AAA family ATPase codes for the protein MSKVVFMCGPAGSGKSTVARRLEDEDGLVRLSFDQEAWRRGIRSMPLPPDVHREIECELRSRLVALVAAGADVVLDFSFWSRDARESYRDLLRPLGVEPETIFLATPRHVVLERMRARRAAHQDDYALSDDLIALYVDHFEPPTDDEGPLTVIR
- a CDS encoding 5-formyltetrahydrofolate cyclo-ligase, with amino-acid sequence MSSPGTPSSHRDPGRSGHPGASEAKAERRAELRRARRAAVDSGALATPGALADRAAPLALYLEGVARERPTVTVAAFWPLPTEPPVLEVVAVLRRGVEDAGARLRVLFPAASGGAELDWVEADESAAALASPGRGFGDEPPGVRHGPGALAQADLILAPALAVDRSGTRLGHGGGYYDRALLYRRPDVPVIAVVHPSELLEAGALDREEHDVPVEAVLTSEGLVGMPGCMLPLGA
- a CDS encoding FmdB family zinc ribbon protein, yielding MPTYVYACKNCGHRFELRQSFSDDALVTCPSCGQDALHKVYNSVGIVFKGSGFYSTDSGSKGTGSQGAGAAKGAETAAATSSSSETSSSTTSTPTDSSPSSSAPAPTPAA
- a CDS encoding SAF domain-containing protein, which codes for MPRLLSPDRLRDLRRALRRRRRMLTLLLLLAVAALVLPAFAPASSHTVPVVTAARDLPAGHVLGPGDLEVADVAAELAPDAALAEPASAQGRRLTTAVPAGAAVAASSLRDADDPGTAAGLDVIAVPVDTSLVPYLTAGSRVRVLASTADPGVTRSLPATVVEDAEAEGSIAPGGDPGATTTALLAVEPADSAEVAQATREGWVVVAVVR